The following proteins are co-located in the Mesorhizobium australicum WSM2073 genome:
- the dhaK gene encoding dihydroxyacetone kinase subunit DhaK — MKKFMNSVDTVLTESLDGFAAAHADILVLGEEHKFIRRKMLKPGKVALISGGGSGHEPLHGGFVGRGMLDAACPGQVFTSPTPDQMLAAAQAVDTGAGCLFIVKNYEGDVMNFEMAAEMSDGVLQVVTNDDVAVENSSYTTGRRGVAGTLVVEKIVGAAAEHGVALPALKALGDRVNDATRSMGVALTSGTVPAAGKPTFDIGEGEMEFGVGIHGEPGRRRDRLKSADAIVEEICAAILGDLDDRAKGPALLFVNGFGGTPLMELYLMYNSARRIFEQHGVTVTRSLVGTYVTSLDMAGCSITLSLLDDELTEWWDAPVHTAALRWGV, encoded by the coding sequence GTGAAGAAATTCATGAACTCGGTGGACACGGTACTGACCGAGAGCCTTGACGGTTTCGCGGCCGCCCATGCCGACATCCTTGTGCTTGGCGAGGAGCACAAATTCATCCGCCGCAAGATGCTCAAGCCGGGCAAGGTGGCGCTGATCTCCGGCGGCGGCTCCGGCCACGAGCCGCTGCATGGCGGCTTTGTCGGCCGTGGCATGCTGGACGCCGCCTGTCCCGGCCAGGTGTTCACCTCGCCGACACCGGATCAGATGCTGGCGGCCGCGCAAGCCGTCGACACCGGCGCCGGCTGCCTGTTCATCGTCAAGAACTACGAAGGCGACGTGATGAACTTCGAGATGGCGGCGGAGATGTCCGATGGCGTGCTGCAGGTCGTCACCAATGACGACGTCGCCGTCGAGAATTCGTCCTACACAACCGGGCGGCGCGGCGTGGCGGGTACGCTGGTGGTGGAAAAGATCGTTGGCGCCGCCGCCGAGCACGGGGTGGCGTTGCCGGCGTTGAAGGCGCTGGGTGACCGCGTCAACGACGCCACCCGCTCGATGGGCGTGGCATTGACCAGCGGCACCGTGCCGGCTGCCGGCAAACCGACCTTCGACATCGGCGAAGGCGAGATGGAATTCGGCGTCGGCATCCATGGCGAGCCCGGCCGCCGGCGCGACAGGCTGAAAAGCGCCGATGCAATTGTCGAAGAAATCTGCGCTGCGATCCTGGGCGATCTCGACGACAGGGCGAAAGGACCCGCGCTGCTGTTCGTCAACGGCTTCGGCGGCACGCCGCTGATGGAGCTCTATCTGATGTACAACAGCGCCCGCCGGATTTTCGAGCAACATGGCGTGACGGTTACCCGGTCGCTGGTCGGCACCTATGTCACCTCGCTCGACATGGCCGGCTGCTCGATCACGCTGAGCCTGCTCGACGACGAACTGACGGAATGGTGGGACGCACCTGTCCACACCGCCGCGCTGCGCTGGGGCGTGTAA
- a CDS encoding nucleotidyltransferase family protein: MLPSLTPAEEKLLLRFADPEAAAVGDNLSAKALFALLDNAEFHGVLPIMLRKLGERGDAHLPSDTGLRDKLDDLRQRATIATGQSMLLQYHGDRIMKGMAAEGIPARIVKGPVFARKLYRNVSDRPFTDIDILVEPANLARANRVIAACGFELASNEAESYRLQEFKWLEKENSSLLVELHGDLVHDIGMRRRLSLGFRELGIIDGDATDTPAALLTIAIVHAAGGHKFHRLQLCVDVLQGVRALQSPVSETRLLDAARMTGIELELAIVLNVTGRLFDEPHALALAGRIKPDLSIRLAKKLITTNTLLRVNSRERIGSRLRRDAFRWIQRLAKARPYAA; this comes from the coding sequence ATGCTGCCGTCTCTTACTCCAGCTGAAGAAAAACTGCTGCTGCGCTTCGCCGATCCGGAAGCTGCGGCGGTCGGGGACAATTTATCAGCGAAGGCGCTGTTTGCCCTGCTCGACAATGCCGAATTCCATGGCGTCCTCCCGATCATGCTGCGCAAGCTCGGGGAGCGTGGCGATGCGCACCTGCCGTCGGATACTGGTTTGCGAGACAAACTCGACGACCTGCGCCAGAGGGCGACGATCGCCACCGGCCAGTCGATGCTGCTTCAGTACCATGGCGACCGCATCATGAAGGGAATGGCGGCGGAGGGTATTCCGGCGCGGATCGTCAAGGGGCCGGTCTTCGCGCGAAAACTCTATCGCAATGTATCCGACCGGCCTTTCACCGACATCGACATCCTGGTCGAGCCCGCCAACCTTGCGCGGGCAAACCGAGTGATTGCGGCATGCGGCTTCGAGCTTGCCAGCAACGAGGCCGAATCCTACCGGCTGCAGGAATTCAAATGGCTGGAAAAGGAGAATTCCAGCCTGCTGGTCGAGTTGCATGGCGACCTTGTGCACGACATCGGCATGCGGCGGCGCCTGTCGCTGGGTTTTCGCGAGCTTGGCATCATCGATGGCGACGCGACGGATACGCCGGCCGCCCTTCTGACGATCGCCATCGTGCATGCCGCCGGCGGCCACAAATTCCACCGTCTGCAGCTTTGCGTCGACGTGCTGCAAGGTGTGAGGGCGCTGCAATCCCCGGTTTCGGAAACCCGCCTGCTCGACGCCGCGCGCATGACCGGCATCGAACTCGAACTTGCGATCGTGCTCAACGTAACCGGGCGGCTGTTCGACGAACCGCATGCGCTGGCACTCGCCGGGCGAATAAAGCCCGACCTGTCGATCCGACTGGCCAAGAAGCTGATCACGACCAACACGCTGCTCAGGGTCAATTCCCGGGAGAGGATCGGCTCGCGGCTACGCCGCGATGCCTTTCGCTGGATCCAGCGGCTGGCCAAGGCCAGGCCATACGCCGCTTGA
- a CDS encoding lasso peptide biosynthesis B2 protein, with protein sequence MVDGPLLRALFRCHLWASARLMPILIANRSFEDVLKWAPLASPAPYRGLPAPYIVARVNRAVRHPWLMRDRRCLREGLLGHRFLRLAGFDPQLHFGVDPKSLQASRLAAHCWVCLDGKPVVSDSLPGMVEIYRHPATAATKVRSA encoded by the coding sequence ATGGTGGACGGTCCTCTCCTGCGCGCCTTGTTCCGCTGTCATCTCTGGGCAAGCGCGCGGCTGATGCCAATTCTCATTGCCAATCGCAGCTTCGAGGACGTGCTGAAATGGGCGCCGCTCGCCTCGCCGGCGCCCTATCGCGGCCTGCCTGCCCCCTACATTGTCGCCCGCGTCAACCGTGCCGTGCGTCATCCCTGGCTGATGCGTGACCGCAGATGCTTGCGGGAGGGCTTGCTCGGCCATCGCTTCCTGCGCCTTGCCGGTTTCGATCCGCAGCTGCATTTCGGCGTCGATCCGAAGTCGCTGCAAGCGTCGCGGCTGGCGGCGCATTGCTGGGTGTGCCTGGACGGCAAGCCGGTGGTCAGTGACAGCCTTCCCGGCATGGTCGAGATCTACCGTCACCCCGCCACCGCCGCCACGAAGGTGCGCTCCGCTTGA
- a CDS encoding PqqD family protein: protein MEIASGTVLRLADDASVQHVGDGAVVLLARSGQLYTCNGTTEAFLDKVDGARSLGQIVGLLCEEFEIDKGTLDEDMAALASDLVSEGILAAPGLMAEGTA from the coding sequence ATGGAAATTGCCTCTGGAACGGTTCTGCGACTGGCGGACGATGCCTCGGTTCAGCATGTCGGCGACGGCGCGGTGGTGCTTTTGGCGCGCAGCGGCCAGCTTTATACCTGCAACGGGACGACCGAAGCCTTTCTCGACAAGGTGGATGGCGCGCGCAGCCTCGGCCAGATCGTCGGCCTGCTTTGCGAGGAGTTCGAAATCGACAAGGGCACGCTTGACGAGGACATGGCGGCGCTGGCCAGCGATCTGGTCTCGGAAGGCATTCTCGCTGCTCCAGGCTTGATGGCTGAAGGCACCGCTTGA
- a CDS encoding propionyl-CoA synthetase, which yields MASRYHEIYDGWKRDPEKFWADAAGAIDWYSPWNRVFDATAGVYGRWFTGATCNTCYNALDRHVAGGRADQIALIYDSAITGTVKKFTYAELKREVVALTSVLKNRGVGKGDRVIIYMPMVAEAAIAMLACARIGAVHSVVFGGFASHELATRIDDAKPKLIISASCGLEPGRVVAYKPLLDKAIEMSRHKPDACLILQRDQLRCDLKDHFDIDYADAVARERAAGANVDCVPVLATDPLYIIYTSGTTGQPKGIVRDNGGHMVALKWTMENEFGVKPGEVFWAASDVGWVVGHSYIVYGPLLHGCTSILFEGKPIGTPDAGTYWRVIAEHGVVALFTAPTAFRAIKGQDPKGEFVPKYDLSKFRTLFLAGERADPETIKWAEQKLNVPVVDHWWQTETGSPMTINPAGLGLLPVKYGSPGVPMPGYDIRVLDDAGHEVPRGTLGNVVVKLPLPPGCLPTLWNADARFRQAYLDEFPGFYKTADAGMIDEDGYLYVMARTDDIINVAGHRLSTGAMEEVLAAHPDVAECAVVGIADAMKGQIPLGFVVLNAGVARDGAAIEKEVVALVRERIGPVAAFKTVVTIKRLPKTRSGKILRGTMQKIADKEAWMMPATIDDPAILDEITAALTERGIGV from the coding sequence ATGGCTTCACGCTATCACGAGATCTATGACGGCTGGAAACGCGACCCGGAAAAATTCTGGGCCGACGCGGCCGGCGCCATCGACTGGTATTCGCCCTGGAACAGGGTGTTCGATGCCACCGCCGGCGTCTACGGCCGCTGGTTCACCGGCGCGACCTGCAACACCTGCTACAATGCCCTTGACCGGCATGTCGCCGGCGGGCGGGCCGACCAGATCGCGCTGATATACGACAGCGCCATCACCGGCACGGTGAAAAAGTTCACCTATGCCGAACTGAAGCGCGAGGTGGTGGCGCTGACCTCGGTGTTAAAGAACCGCGGCGTCGGCAAGGGCGACCGCGTCATCATCTACATGCCGATGGTGGCGGAAGCGGCCATCGCCATGCTCGCCTGCGCCCGCATCGGCGCAGTGCATTCGGTCGTGTTCGGCGGCTTTGCCTCGCATGAGCTTGCCACCCGCATTGACGACGCAAAACCGAAACTGATCATCTCGGCCTCGTGCGGCCTGGAGCCGGGGCGGGTCGTCGCCTACAAGCCGCTGCTCGACAAGGCGATCGAGATGTCCCGCCACAAGCCGGACGCCTGCCTGATCCTGCAGCGCGATCAGCTGCGCTGCGATTTGAAGGACCATTTCGACATCGACTATGCCGACGCCGTCGCTCGTGAGCGCGCAGCCGGCGCCAATGTCGACTGCGTGCCGGTGCTGGCCACCGACCCACTCTACATCATCTACACGTCAGGCACGACGGGCCAGCCCAAGGGCATCGTGCGGGACAATGGCGGCCACATGGTGGCGCTGAAATGGACGATGGAAAACGAGTTCGGCGTGAAGCCCGGGGAAGTGTTCTGGGCGGCGTCCGATGTCGGTTGGGTGGTCGGCCATTCCTACATCGTCTACGGCCCGCTGCTGCATGGCTGCACCAGCATCCTGTTCGAAGGCAAGCCGATCGGCACGCCCGACGCCGGCACCTACTGGCGCGTTATCGCGGAACATGGCGTGGTTGCGTTGTTCACCGCGCCGACTGCCTTCCGCGCCATCAAGGGGCAGGATCCCAAAGGCGAGTTCGTGCCGAAATACGATCTGTCGAAATTCCGCACCCTGTTCCTGGCCGGCGAACGCGCCGACCCCGAAACCATCAAATGGGCGGAGCAGAAGCTGAACGTGCCGGTGGTCGATCATTGGTGGCAGACCGAGACCGGATCGCCGATGACGATCAACCCCGCCGGGCTCGGCCTGTTGCCGGTGAAGTACGGCTCGCCCGGGGTACCGATGCCCGGCTACGATATCCGCGTGCTCGACGATGCCGGCCATGAGGTGCCGCGCGGCACGCTCGGCAATGTCGTGGTAAAGCTGCCGCTGCCCCCGGGCTGCCTGCCGACCCTGTGGAACGCCGATGCCCGCTTCCGCCAGGCCTATCTCGATGAGTTCCCCGGCTTCTACAAGACGGCGGATGCCGGCATGATCGACGAGGACGGGTATCTCTACGTGATGGCCCGCACCGACGATATCATCAACGTTGCCGGCCACCGATTGTCGACGGGCGCCATGGAAGAGGTGCTGGCCGCCCATCCCGATGTCGCCGAATGCGCCGTCGTCGGCATCGCCGATGCGATGAAGGGCCAGATTCCGCTCGGCTTCGTGGTGCTGAACGCCGGTGTCGCGCGCGACGGCGCCGCCATCGAGAAGGAGGTCGTCGCGCTGGTGCGCGAGCGCATCGGCCCGGTGGCCGCCTTCAAGACCGTGGTGACGATCAAGCGCCTGCCCAAGACGCGCTCGGGCAAGATCCTGCGCGGCACCATGCAGAAGATCGCCGACAAGGAAGCGTGGATGATGCCTGCAACCATCGACGACCCCGCCATCCTCGATGAGATCACCGCTGCCCTGACGGAGCGCGGAATCGGCGTGTAA
- a CDS encoding acyltransferase family protein, which produces MAQKKITFGGIDILRFLAAVLVMVYHYGFWVWAYPDGISAQATGGVPAQPGIGAWVGSGWVGVEIFFVISGFVIAFSAENSTPLRFFEARVKRLAPAVWICAPITTALLLLIGLSWPTDAVVRLVRTGLFAPYGPWVDSVYWTLGIEIAFYAIVWILLRLGRFHLMERVAIVIGMISTLFWCLYYPLGWSAFAETRWLQLVLVHHGSFFAVGVLIWLMRFKAVTASRLGFCLLFLGGGVLQIASSVDVHSIKVGAVMPYGPPILIFLAAIALMAWSLTLDLRWSGWRRIGLMTYPLYLIHDVIGAAMLGAMVRSGLPYLLSMAMVGATMIAASWLVATEAEPRIRLLLDHTLFRYRLKAA; this is translated from the coding sequence ATGGCTCAGAAAAAAATAACCTTTGGCGGTATCGACATCCTGCGGTTTCTCGCCGCCGTGCTGGTCATGGTCTATCACTACGGCTTCTGGGTGTGGGCCTATCCCGACGGCATCTCGGCGCAAGCGACTGGTGGCGTTCCGGCGCAGCCTGGGATCGGCGCCTGGGTCGGGTCCGGCTGGGTAGGCGTCGAGATCTTCTTCGTCATCAGCGGTTTCGTCATTGCCTTCAGCGCCGAGAATTCGACGCCGCTGCGGTTTTTCGAGGCAAGGGTCAAAAGGCTGGCGCCGGCGGTCTGGATTTGTGCCCCGATCACCACGGCGCTGTTGCTGCTGATCGGCTTGAGCTGGCCGACCGATGCGGTGGTTCGGCTCGTGCGCACCGGCCTGTTCGCGCCTTATGGTCCCTGGGTGGACAGCGTCTACTGGACGCTCGGCATCGAAATCGCCTTCTACGCCATCGTCTGGATCCTGCTGCGGCTCGGCCGTTTCCATCTGATGGAAAGGGTTGCGATCGTCATCGGCATGATCAGCACGCTGTTCTGGTGCCTTTATTATCCGCTCGGCTGGTCCGCCTTCGCCGAGACGCGGTGGCTGCAGCTCGTGCTGGTGCATCATGGCTCATTCTTCGCGGTCGGCGTGCTCATCTGGCTGATGCGGTTCAAGGCGGTGACGGCGTCTCGCCTTGGCTTCTGCCTGCTGTTCCTCGGCGGTGGGGTGCTGCAGATCGCCAGCTCCGTCGACGTCCATAGCATCAAAGTCGGAGCCGTGATGCCGTACGGGCCGCCAATCTTGATCTTCCTCGCGGCCATCGCGCTGATGGCGTGGTCGCTCACGCTTGATCTCAGATGGAGCGGCTGGCGCCGGATCGGCCTGATGACCTATCCGCTCTATCTGATCCACGACGTCATCGGCGCGGCGATGCTCGGCGCCATGGTGCGCTCCGGGCTGCCTTATCTCCTGTCGATGGCAATGGTCGGCGCGACCATGATCGCGGCAAGCTGGCTGGTGGCAACCGAGGCCGAACCGCGCATCCGGCTGCTGCTCGACCACACGCTTTTCCGTTACCGGCTGAAGGCGGCATAG
- a CDS encoding polysaccharide biosynthesis tyrosine autokinase has protein sequence MNYANFPLDKRMPLPNSEAGDGDDFIDIERLLGMAARQAKVVGVCAIIGLFLGMLYLQTTPPKFVSVSSVLIDEGLNKIVDDISAASTTMQTDSAILSQIEILTSTRLAAVVVDKLKLDQNDTFMNPPQSALAQGVGLVRGLIQYVRPSSPVMPGVGDITKLDPAARDALIATSRRDYAILKLQNEIRADRVGRSYVIALGYQATDPALAKAITKAYADAYLADQLDASFDATERAAVWLQGRLTELRESSQQASLAVEKFRAEHGLSANSDGQLMSDKQLADLNAQLIVAQADTARASARYQQYKSIVDSGSDNAFKDAAISSDQPASSVIAALKTRYLTVAKRQQDVEANFGPQHPQAVALAKEKADISTQIFGELKQLTESYRNEYEVALARETALRANVAAAQGKSSIDNQSQVQLRDLDQKATALSTLYQTFLGRYEEAAQQQSFPVGKIRIISDASTPLAASSPRTVIVLGLSLVLGVLMGAGFGGLNEFNERFFRTGEEVRDRVGLKFLGYLPTIGSKPSKEDKPAEPDLKVARSPAAIERRARMRVSIDAPASMFSETLRSAKIAFDVVMEGQGSRVIGVISVLPGEGKSTVAANLAGLLAANGSRTLLIDGDLRNPGLSRSLGMEAEQGLMEAVVSGQTWQSVGKIDRQTKLAIIPAVLRGHFSHTSELLSSAGMRRFIENAKETFEYIVVDLPPLGPVVDAKAFAPLVDGFVLVTEWGRTPRAMVRSMLESEPYVANKIVGAVLNKVDLKKLAKYGSFGASEKFFDKYSSYYLDKSEVRSKAAV, from the coding sequence ATGAATTATGCCAATTTTCCTCTCGACAAGAGGATGCCATTGCCGAATTCGGAAGCAGGAGACGGCGACGACTTCATCGACATCGAGCGGCTGCTTGGCATGGCCGCACGGCAGGCCAAGGTGGTTGGCGTGTGCGCCATCATCGGCCTTTTCCTGGGCATGCTCTATCTGCAGACCACGCCGCCAAAATTCGTGTCGGTTTCCAGCGTGTTGATCGATGAAGGTCTGAACAAGATCGTCGACGACATCTCGGCGGCATCGACGACGATGCAGACCGATTCCGCGATTCTGAGCCAGATCGAGATCCTGACCTCGACGCGGCTTGCCGCCGTGGTCGTCGACAAGCTCAAGCTCGACCAGAACGACACGTTCATGAACCCGCCCCAGTCGGCCCTTGCCCAGGGCGTTGGCCTGGTCCGCGGTCTGATCCAGTATGTTCGTCCGAGCAGCCCGGTCATGCCGGGTGTCGGCGACATCACCAAGCTCGACCCCGCCGCGCGCGATGCGCTGATCGCCACGTCGCGCCGCGACTACGCCATCCTCAAGCTGCAGAACGAGATCAGGGCGGATCGCGTCGGGCGAAGCTACGTTATCGCGCTTGGCTACCAGGCGACGGATCCGGCATTGGCGAAGGCCATCACCAAGGCCTATGCAGACGCCTATCTCGCCGACCAGCTCGATGCCAGCTTCGACGCCACCGAGCGCGCGGCGGTCTGGCTGCAGGGCCGGCTAACCGAACTGCGCGAGAGCTCGCAGCAGGCATCGCTGGCGGTCGAGAAATTCAGGGCCGAACACGGCCTGTCCGCCAACAGCGACGGCCAGCTGATGAGCGACAAGCAGCTCGCCGACCTGAACGCCCAGCTCATCGTGGCGCAGGCCGACACCGCGCGTGCCAGCGCCCGTTACCAGCAATACAAGTCGATCGTCGACAGCGGCTCGGACAACGCTTTCAAGGATGCCGCCATATCCAGCGACCAGCCAGCCAGTTCGGTCATTGCGGCGCTGAAGACCCGCTATCTCACGGTCGCCAAACGGCAGCAGGATGTCGAGGCGAATTTCGGCCCGCAGCATCCGCAGGCGGTGGCGCTCGCCAAGGAGAAGGCCGACATCTCGACGCAGATCTTCGGCGAACTGAAGCAGCTCACCGAAAGCTACCGCAACGAGTATGAGGTGGCGTTGGCGCGCGAGACCGCGCTCAGGGCCAATGTCGCCGCCGCGCAGGGCAAGAGTTCGATCGACAACCAGTCGCAGGTCCAATTGCGTGATCTCGATCAGAAGGCGACGGCACTCTCCACGCTCTACCAGACGTTCCTCGGACGCTACGAGGAAGCCGCGCAGCAGCAATCCTTCCCGGTCGGCAAGATCCGCATCATCTCGGATGCGTCGACGCCGCTTGCCGCCTCGAGCCCGCGCACCGTCATCGTCCTCGGCCTTTCGCTGGTGCTCGGGGTTCTGATGGGCGCCGGCTTCGGCGGCCTCAACGAGTTCAACGAGCGGTTCTTCAGGACCGGCGAGGAGGTCCGCGACCGCGTCGGCCTCAAATTCCTCGGTTACCTGCCGACCATCGGCAGCAAACCGAGCAAGGAAGACAAGCCAGCCGAACCCGATCTCAAGGTCGCCAGATCGCCGGCCGCCATCGAAAGGCGCGCACGGATGCGGGTGAGCATCGACGCTCCGGCATCGATGTTCTCCGAAACGCTGCGCAGCGCCAAGATCGCCTTCGATGTGGTGATGGAAGGGCAAGGCAGCCGCGTCATCGGCGTGATCTCGGTCCTGCCCGGCGAAGGCAAGTCGACGGTCGCGGCCAATCTCGCCGGGCTGCTCGCCGCCAATGGCTCCAGGACGCTGCTCATCGACGGCGATCTGCGCAATCCGGGCCTTAGCCGCAGCCTCGGCATGGAAGCCGAGCAAGGCTTGATGGAAGCGGTGGTGAGCGGCCAGACCTGGCAGTCCGTCGGCAAGATCGACAGGCAGACCAAGCTGGCGATCATTCCGGCTGTGCTGCGCGGACATTTCTCGCACACCAGCGAGCTTCTCTCCTCGGCCGGCATGCGTCGTTTCATCGAAAACGCCAAGGAGACCTTCGAATACATCGTCGTCGATCTGCCGCCGCTTGGCCCGGTGGTAGACGCCAAGGCCTTCGCGCCGCTGGTCGACGGCTTCGTGCTCGTCACCGAATGGGGCCGCACGCCGCGCGCCATGGTGCGCTCGATGCTGGAATCCGAGCCCTATGTCGCCAACAAGATCGTCGGCGCGGTGCTGAACAAGGTCGACCTGAAGAAGCTCGCCAAATACGGGTCGTTCGGCGCGTCGGAGAAATTCTTCGACAAGTACTCGAGCTATTATCTCGACAAGTCGGAAGTGCGTTCGAAGGCGGCGGTCTGA
- a CDS encoding UTP--glucose-1-phosphate uridylyltransferase — MKKIRKAVIPVAGLGTRFLPATKSMPKEMLPVVDRPVVQYAVDEAFEAGIEHIVFVTGRNKAVIEDYFDLHPELIGTLEQTGKKTQLETLESMLPVAGATSFIRQQSPQGLGHAVWCAREVIGNEPFALLLPDMVSFGGRGCLAEITDLYAQTGGNVIAVERCDPTETNKYGIVGRGADIGGGFEVTAMIEKPAPANAPSNFYINGRYILQPEIFQLLGNQQRGAGNEIQLTDAMVRLSQEQPFFAQPFKGRMFDCGSKEGFIQANIAFALARDDMRGPVFEMLREFVRTHERQEEAA, encoded by the coding sequence ATGAAGAAAATCAGGAAGGCCGTGATACCGGTGGCGGGGCTTGGAACGCGGTTCCTGCCGGCGACCAAGTCGATGCCGAAGGAAATGCTTCCCGTCGTCGACAGGCCCGTCGTGCAATATGCGGTGGACGAGGCCTTCGAGGCCGGCATCGAGCACATCGTCTTCGTCACCGGCCGCAACAAGGCGGTCATAGAGGACTATTTCGACCTGCATCCGGAATTGATCGGAACCCTGGAGCAAACTGGCAAGAAGACTCAGCTGGAGACGCTCGAAAGCATGCTGCCGGTGGCCGGCGCCACCTCCTTCATCCGCCAGCAGTCGCCGCAAGGCCTCGGCCATGCCGTCTGGTGCGCCCGCGAGGTCATCGGCAACGAGCCCTTTGCCCTGCTTTTGCCTGACATGGTCTCCTTCGGCGGGCGCGGATGCCTGGCCGAGATCACCGACCTCTATGCACAGACCGGCGGCAACGTCATCGCCGTCGAGCGTTGCGATCCCACCGAGACCAACAAATATGGCATTGTCGGCCGTGGCGCCGACATTGGCGGCGGTTTCGAGGTGACGGCCATGATCGAAAAGCCGGCGCCGGCCAACGCACCGTCGAATTTCTACATCAATGGCCGTTATATCCTGCAGCCCGAGATATTCCAGCTTCTGGGCAACCAGCAGCGCGGCGCCGGCAACGAGATCCAGCTGACCGACGCCATGGTTCGCCTGTCGCAGGAGCAGCCATTCTTTGCCCAGCCTTTCAAGGGGCGCATGTTCGACTGCGGGTCCAAGGAAGGGTTCATCCAGGCCAATATCGCCTTCGCGCTGGCGCGCGACGACATGAGGGGTCCGGTTTTCGAGATGCTCCGGGAGTTCGTCCGGACGCATGAACGCCAGGAAGAAGCCGCATAA
- a CDS encoding glycosyltransferase family 2 protein, with product MEPDISSVPDVSFVIAAYNAEATLDRAVASAIAQKGVSLEIIVVDDKSRDATLDVARAYPEHVVRVVALEKNRGPGGARNAGLDAARGRWIAVLDADDAVFPGRVAAMIGRAEKAGAEIAVDNLQVVREDGVVEDAMFPRQYLEGLREISLATYIAGNVVFESKFNLGYLKPIFLRRFLDENRLRYDEKLRIGEDYILFAEALAMGGRCVVEPEIGYAYHIRSGSISRVLEPHHVEAMRKADEIFAQTHSMDAAAQAAFARRGRSLRKAASFLAMVQHIKARSPLKAIRTALSDPAAVRHMGMPIAVRLRRVAAQFAVGAGR from the coding sequence GTGGAGCCTGACATTTCGTCCGTGCCCGATGTTTCCTTTGTGATCGCCGCCTACAATGCCGAGGCAACCCTTGATAGGGCGGTCGCCAGCGCCATCGCCCAGAAGGGCGTCAGCCTCGAGATCATCGTCGTCGACGACAAGTCGCGTGATGCCACGCTTGATGTGGCGAGGGCCTATCCCGAGCATGTCGTGCGTGTCGTGGCGCTGGAAAAGAACAGGGGCCCCGGAGGGGCCAGGAATGCCGGGCTCGACGCCGCCCGCGGCAGGTGGATAGCGGTTCTCGATGCCGACGACGCCGTCTTTCCCGGACGCGTCGCCGCCATGATCGGCCGCGCCGAAAAGGCGGGCGCCGAGATCGCCGTCGACAATCTCCAGGTCGTCCGTGAGGACGGCGTGGTCGAGGACGCGATGTTCCCGCGCCAGTATCTGGAAGGCCTGCGCGAGATTTCGCTGGCGACCTACATCGCCGGCAACGTCGTCTTCGAATCGAAGTTCAATCTCGGCTATCTCAAGCCGATCTTCCTGCGCCGGTTCCTTGACGAAAACCGGCTTCGCTATGACGAGAAGCTGAGGATCGGCGAGGACTACATCCTGTTTGCCGAAGCCCTCGCCATGGGCGGCAGATGCGTGGTGGAGCCTGAAATCGGCTATGCCTATCATATCCGCAGCGGCTCCATCTCGCGCGTGCTCGAGCCTCATCACGTCGAGGCGATGCGCAAGGCCGACGAGATTTTCGCTCAAACCCATTCGATGGACGCGGCCGCGCAGGCGGCATTCGCCCGGCGCGGCCGCAGCCTGCGCAAGGCGGCCTCGTTCCTGGCGATGGTCCAGCACATCAAGGCGCGGTCCCCGCTCAAGGCGATTCGGACGGCGCTCAGCGACCCGGCGGCGGTCAGGCATATGGGCATGCCGATCGCCGTGCGGTTGCGAAGAGTAGCGGCACAGTTTGCCGTCGGGGCGGGGAGGTGA